The sequence GACCTGTGCCGTCCACGGGAACATATCGACAGGCTGGATGGATTGAATCGCATAGCCGCCAGCTTCGATCAGATGTTGTACGTCTTTGGCAAGAGTAGATGGATTGCATGAGACGTAGACAATTCGTTTTGGCTTCGCTTTTAGCATGCTTTTTAACAATTGGCGGTCACAGCCGCTGCGTGGAGGGTCTACTAAAATAACGTCCGGTTTAAATCCTTGCTTAAGCCACAACGGCAGCCATTTTTCTGCAGGACCGACTTCATATACAGCAGCGATTCCATGCTTTTTGGCATTGCTGCGTGCATTTTCAATCGCTTCTTCGGTAATATCCATGCCACGGACTTCTTCAGCTTGATCGCCAAGCCATTGGCCAATTGTACCGACACCACAATAGGCGTCAACGAGCTTTTCTTTTCCCGTTAAATAGGCCGCCTTTTTCGCTTCATTGTACAATTTAACCGTTTGGCTCGGGTTTAATTGGAAAAAGGCGCGTGCCGATAGGTCAAAGCTGTATTCTCCAAGACGCTCATGGATCGTTTTTTCACCGTACAAATGAACGATTTTCTCGCCGAATATAAGCGATGTTTTCTCATGGTTGACGTTTTGCATAACGGACGTCACTTCAGGCAGTTTTTCCCGCACTTGTTTAATAAGCAGCTCTTTTTTCGGGAGTGCTTCGGTTCTTGTAATAAACACAAGTTGGATTTGCTTTGTTTCAAAGCCAATTCGAGTCACAATCGTCCGAATGTCACCGCTATGCGTTTTCTCATTATAAATAGGAATTTGCAAATCTCCGAGCAGCTGCTTAACAATTTGTGCCACCCGGTTCAGCTGCTTATGCTGCACCATGCAAGCGGACAAATCAATTAAATCATGGCTATTTTCCCGATACAGCCCTGCTGCCACTCTGCCGTCTTTTTGCTTGCGCGT is a genomic window of Shouchella clausii containing:
- the rlmD gene encoding 23S rRNA (uracil(1939)-C(5))-methyltransferase RlmD; translation: MKTNNKQKASSRSSQGVSVVKGQKFPLTIKRIGINGEGVGYYKRHVVFVKGALPGEEVVAEVTKAGRSFSEAKIKKIRKRSNDRVKAPCPIYEECGGCQLQHMNYEATLEGKKDIVRQAFVRYTNVPESKLPLKNTIGMDNPWYYRNKSQLQTRKQKDGRVAAGLYRENSHDLIDLSACMVQHKQLNRVAQIVKQLLGDLQIPIYNEKTHSGDIRTIVTRIGFETKQIQLVFITRTEALPKKELLIKQVREKLPEVTSVMQNVNHEKTSLIFGEKIVHLYGEKTIHERLGEYSFDLSARAFFQLNPSQTVKLYNEAKKAAYLTGKEKLVDAYCGVGTIGQWLGDQAEEVRGMDITEEAIENARSNAKKHGIAAVYEVGPAEKWLPLWLKQGFKPDVILVDPPRSGCDRQLLKSMLKAKPKRIVYVSCNPSTLAKDVQHLIEAGGYAIQSIQPVDMFPWTAQVESVTELILK